CCCCCGACGAGCGCATCGTCAACGGCACCGGCGCCGCGCCTGACCTAGTACCTTCGTTAGGTTGGAAACGGGTGGCGGATGTGCTCGGCGCACTCACCCTGCTGGCGATCTTCATCGTGCCGATGGTGATCATCACCCTGCTCGCCCGCGCCGACGGCGATCGGGCCCTGTTTCGCCAGACCCGCATCGGCCACCAGGGCCGGCGCTTCACCTGCCTGAAATTCCGCACGATGCGCCCCAATGCCGAGCAGGTCCTCGAGGAGGTACTTGCCAAGGACCCAGCGGCCAAGGCCGAGTGGGAGCGCACCCGCAAGCTGCGCGACGATCCGCGCCTCACCCGCGTGGGTGTCTTCCTGCGCCGGACCAGCCTCGATGAGCTTCCCCAGCTGCTCAACGTGCTTCGGGGCGAGATGAGCCTGGTCGGCCCGCGCCCTATCGTGGAGGAGGAGCTCATGCGCTACGGCTCCCGCCTGCGTTGGTACGAAGCGGTGAGGCCGGGCATCACCGGCTTGTGGCAGGTGAGCGGCCGCAACGATACGAGCTATTCGCGCCGTGTGGCCCTGGACGTGCTGTACGTGAAGAACATGGGCTTGCGCTTCGACCTTCAGATTCTCTGGCGTACGGTCGGCGTGGTGCTCTTTGGCTGGGGCGCTTACTAGGCCGTAACCCTCACGGGAGGGCGCACTCGATGGCGCCGATCGCCACCAGCAGCGGCGCAAACACCGCCAGGGCGCGCCACAACGAACGCGTGGAAGTGCAGCGCGCCATCGTCCACGCAGCACACGCCGTCACCCCGAGGATCAGGCTGCTCACGCCGCCGATCACCCGCGCCTGCGCGCAGGCGACCGCCGCTGCCACATCGCCAGCCGAGGGCGCTACCAGGGCTGCCGCCCAGCGATAGCCGAGCGTGACCTCCAGGGTGGTCAGCGCCAGGTAGCCGCTTCCCAACCACAGCAGTTGATCGAAGCGGTCAGCGCTATCGTCGCTACCGGCAGCTTGCTCGTCGTTTCGCGATCGGAGCACAAGCGCGCAGAAGCCGAGCGCCAGCATGAAGATCAGGGTCGCAGCGCCGGTGTTTACGGCGACCGCTGCCGCCGTGAGGATGGGGCCCGATGGCCCCACCGGTAACGCCTGCAGCGCGGCGGCGAAGGGCCCGGCGAATTGCACTCCCGCAAGCCCAGCGACCAACATAGACGTGAGCACGACGGCGATCCCCACCGCGTAGAGCTGGCGCATCGTTTTGCCGAACTCACCGCAAGCGCGTGTGTCGATCCAGAACAGACGCAGCAGGGCGCTCGCCGCAAGCACCTGCACCACCCACCAGCTCGCGTGGGCCAGCGCCCAGTGCAGGCGCCCAGCGATATCCGCCGCCATCGCCGCGCTGGTGTCGGGCACGAAGGCCTCGAAGCGGCCCTCGCCTAGTTCGAGCACGAGGGGGTGGGCGAAGCCGACCATCCGTGCGGCAGCGGCCATGGCGATGACCACCGCTAGGTTGGCGAGCGCGGGAAGGTAGACCGCTGTGACGGCTGAGCGTGACCTGGATTCCGTCAAATCCCAGCCACTCCGAGATACGCAAGACAGGCATCACCGGCCATGCGGCCCAGTACCACGCCGCCCTCGAACCAGCCTGAAGAAAAAGAAATAAAAATTGGAATCAAAGTATTAGACATACTTCCAAGATTTTACATCATCACTAGAAGGCGGGGATGCGCCACCCCCTTGTTTCGTCGCATACGCTGGTCAACTATCTGCAGTAGGGGACTACAACAACTATTCGACCACTAACGGTCAATGCGACAGGGGATTATGCAATGGCACTGGGGAGCTACGACGTACAGCCGCTATTCGCCGAGCCGTACTTCCGCACCAACATCGCCCACGCCATCAGCGAGGAGCAGGTGGCGTTCATCCGCGAGCTGACAATGGTGCAAAACCAATCGAACCTGATTTCCGAGAACCTCTACATCTTGGACGAGCCGGCCCTCGCCAGCGTCAAGGAGGCGGTATCAGAAGCGCTCGCGGTGTACGCCAAGGAGGTCATGGGGATCGACCAGGAACTGTACGTCACCCAGTCCTGGGCCCTGACCAATCCGCCCGGCGTGGGAATGCACGGACACTCCCATTCGAATTCGTTGGTGTCCGGATCACTCTACTACTGCGACCTGCCGGCGCCCGTCGCCAGCATGATCTTCGACAAGCACAACAATTATCAGCAGCTCGACCTGCACCCGGGCAAGGCCAAGCGCAACATCTACAACACGCCGATGAACGTGGTCAC
This genomic window from Pseudomonadota bacterium contains:
- a CDS encoding sugar transferase, which codes for MGTPRLSRLKNSEHGTYASVSRVADSPSLGVTAASRPPPAPSVRWTVHAPDERIVNGTGAAPDLVPSLGWKRVADVLGALTLLAIFIVPMVIITLLARADGDRALFRQTRIGHQGRRFTCLKFRTMRPNAEQVLEEVLAKDPAAKAEWERTRKLRDDPRLTRVGVFLRRTSLDELPQLLNVLRGEMSLVGPRPIVEEELMRYGSRLRWYEAVRPGITGLWQVSGRNDTSYSRRVALDVLYVKNMGLRFDLQILWRTVGVVLFGWGAY